The Littorina saxatilis isolate snail1 linkage group LG13, US_GU_Lsax_2.0, whole genome shotgun sequence genome contains a region encoding:
- the LOC138983794 gene encoding succinate--CoA ligase [ADP-forming] subunit beta, mitochondrial-like produces the protein MASHIFRTSRIAADRLLSAHGSRVVAAGSPVLSAAATQQQQRRHLSIHEYLSMGLLRDAGVSVPKFNVASSADEALKIAQEISKLSGVPDVVVKAQVLAGGRGKGTWDSGLKGGVKLVFSAEEAKEIAGKMLNHKLFTKQTGKEGRICEKVMIAERLYSRREFYFAITMERSFGGPVLVGSSQGGVNIEEVAEENPNAIIKEPVDIINGITKEQALYVAKEMGFSDGSVEKAANHIITLYNDVFLKYDATMLEINPMSEDNTGEVYCMDAKIGFDDNAAYRQKDVFTFRDWAQEDPRDKTAAELDLNYIGLDGNIGCLVNGAGLAMATMDIIKLHGGSPANFLDVGGGATAQQVTEAFRLITSDEKVNSILVNIFGGIMRCDVIAQGIVAAAAELDMKIPIVVRLQGTRVDDAKAIIAASTMKILACDNLDEAAQMVVKLSTIVDLARAASVDVKFELPL, from the exons GTGGTTGCTGCGGGGTCACCAGTGTTGTCAGCGGCTGCGACCCAGCAGCAACAGAGGCGCCACCTGTCCATCCATGAATACCTGAGCATGGGATTGCTGCGTGACGCAGGGGTGTCGGTACCCAAGTTCAACGTCGCGTCATCTGCTGATGAAGCCTTAAAAATTGCTCAGGAAATAA GTAAACTCTCAGGTGTGCCAGATGTGGTGGTCAAGGCACAGGTGTTGGCTGGAGGGCGTGGCAAGGGAACCTGGGATAGCGGCCTAAAGGGTGGAGTCAAGCTTGTCTTTTC GGCGGAAGAAGCCAAAGAAATAGCAGGCAAGATGCTGAACCACAAACTGTTCACCAAGCAGACAGGCAAAGAAGGGCGCATTTGTGAAAAAGTGATGATCGCTGAGCGCTTGTACTCACGACGAGAGTTCTACTTTGCTATCACCATGGAGAGAAGCTTTGGG GGTCCGGTGCTCGTGGGCAGTTCTCAAGGCGGAGTCAACATAGAAGAAGTGGCGGAGGAGAATCCCAATGCCATCATCAAGGAACCTGTAGATATTATCAACGGCATCACCAAGGAGCAGGCGCTCTATGTTGCCAAGGAGATGGGCTTCAGCGATGGCTCAGTGGAAAAG GCGGCGAATCACATCATCACTCTGTACAATGACGTCTTCCTCAAGTACGATGCCACCATGCTGGAGATAAACCCCATGTCAGAAGACAACACCGGGGAAG TGTACTGCATGGATGCCAAGATCGGTTTTGACGACAACGCAGCGTACCGCCAGAAGGACGTTTTCACCTTCAGGGACTGGGCCCAGGAAGATCCCAGAGACAAGACGGCCGCCGAGCTGGACCTCAATTACATCGGCCTCGACGGAAACATCGGCTGTTTGG TGAACGGTGCTGGTCTGGCCATGGCCACCATGGACATTATCAAGCTGCACGGAGGGTCCCCCGCTAACTTCCTAGACGTGGGGGGCGGAGCTACCGCACAGCAAGTCACAGAGGCCTTCAGGCTCATCACCTCAGATGAAAAA GTGAACTCTATCCTTGTGAACATTTTCGGCGGCATCATGCGATGTGATGTCATCGCCCAGGGCATCGTGGCGGCAGCAGCTGAACTGGACATGAAGATTCCCATCGTTGTGAGGTTACAAG GAACAAGAGTGGACGATGCAAAAGCTATCATTGCTGCCAGTACTATGAAGATCCTAGCCTGTGATAATTTGGATGAGGCAGCGCAGATG GTGGTGAAGCTTTCCACTATAGTAGATTTGGCTCGAGCGGCTTCAGTCGACGTCAAGTTTGAACTTCCCTTGTAA